One stretch of Akkermansia sp. RCC_12PD DNA includes these proteins:
- the cimA gene encoding citramalate synthase yields the protein MPAKIHLYDTTLRDGAQSEDVNLSATDKVRIARQLDYLGMDYIEGGWPGANPVETEFFKAMREVELKNAKLAAFGSTHHPARTPETDPTLNALISCGAQVATIFGKSCPRHVEVALGISRERNLEIIGDSVAFLKKHLTEVFFDAEHFFDGFKRDAEYALSVLQAAHEHGADCLILCDTNGGTMPEETGSIIRTVKERLPGAVLGIHAHNDCELAVANSLAAVMNGAVQVQGTVNGIGERCGNANLCSVIPNLQLKMGGFSCLSEISLTRLKSTAAFVSEVSNLAPFRRQPFVGNSAFAHKGGVHVSAIMKDSALYEHMDPSLVGNAQRVLMTEQGGKSNILSLSRTLGFELEKGDPVLDVLSAAVKKNAALGYDYVAAPASAELLFLRHMPDKALKPYFNILRTVVLTSRHEMDPDMMVEASLKIDVHGNVEHTAAGGFGPVHALDRALRRALTRWYPELEQMHLIDYKVRVLSPTRTNIPDAAEENGTGSNVRVLIESSDGVATWTTVGVSYNIIEASLEALADAVTYKLYKTEQARWRAEC from the coding sequence ATGCCTGCCAAAATCCATCTCTACGACACCACGCTGCGCGACGGAGCGCAAAGCGAAGACGTGAATCTGAGCGCAACGGACAAGGTCCGGATCGCCCGCCAGCTGGATTATCTGGGTATGGACTACATTGAGGGAGGCTGGCCCGGCGCCAACCCCGTGGAAACGGAATTCTTCAAGGCCATGCGGGAGGTGGAGCTCAAGAACGCCAAACTGGCCGCGTTCGGCAGCACGCACCATCCGGCGCGAACGCCGGAGACGGACCCCACCTTGAACGCCCTGATATCCTGCGGAGCGCAGGTGGCCACCATCTTCGGCAAATCGTGCCCCCGCCACGTGGAAGTGGCGCTGGGCATTTCCAGGGAGCGAAATCTGGAAATTATCGGGGACTCCGTGGCCTTCCTCAAAAAGCATTTGACGGAAGTTTTCTTTGACGCGGAACACTTTTTCGACGGATTCAAGCGGGACGCCGAATACGCCCTCAGCGTTCTTCAGGCCGCCCATGAACACGGTGCGGACTGCCTCATCTTGTGCGATACCAACGGCGGCACGATGCCGGAGGAAACAGGCTCCATCATCAGGACGGTGAAGGAACGCCTGCCCGGCGCCGTCCTGGGCATCCACGCCCACAACGACTGCGAGCTGGCCGTGGCCAACAGCCTGGCAGCCGTCATGAACGGCGCCGTGCAGGTGCAGGGCACGGTCAACGGCATCGGGGAACGCTGCGGGAACGCCAACCTGTGTTCCGTGATACCCAATCTTCAACTGAAAATGGGCGGTTTTTCCTGCCTGAGCGAGATTTCCCTGACGCGCCTCAAATCCACGGCGGCCTTTGTTTCGGAAGTGTCCAACCTGGCTCCCTTCCGGCGGCAGCCCTTTGTCGGGAACTCCGCCTTCGCCCACAAGGGCGGCGTGCACGTAAGCGCCATCATGAAAGACTCCGCCCTTTACGAGCACATGGACCCTTCCCTGGTAGGGAACGCGCAGCGCGTGCTGATGACGGAGCAGGGGGGGAAAAGCAACATTCTTTCCCTGTCCCGTACCCTGGGCTTTGAGCTGGAAAAGGGGGACCCGGTGCTGGATGTCCTTTCCGCCGCCGTGAAGAAAAACGCCGCCCTGGGGTACGACTACGTAGCCGCCCCGGCCAGTGCCGAACTGCTCTTCCTGCGCCATATGCCGGACAAGGCGCTGAAACCCTACTTCAACATCCTGCGCACCGTCGTTCTTACCTCCCGCCATGAAATGGACCCGGACATGATGGTGGAAGCCTCCCTTAAAATAGACGTGCACGGCAACGTGGAACATACCGCCGCGGGCGGCTTCGGGCCCGTGCATGCGCTGGACCGCGCCTTGCGACGCGCCCTGACGCGCTGGTACCCGGAACTGGAGCAGATGCACCTCATCGATTACAAGGTGCGCGTGCTTTCCCCCACCCGGACGAACATTCCGGATGCCGCTGAGGAAAACGGAACCGGCTCCAATGTCCGTGTTCTCATTGAATCCTCGGACGGCGTCGCTACCTGGACTACGGTGGGCGTTTCCTACAACATCATTGAGGCCAGCCTGGAAGCCCTGGCGGATGCCGTCACGTACAAGCTATACAAGACGGAGCAGGCCAGATGGCGCGCGGAATGCTGA